Proteins encoded together in one Impatiens glandulifera chromosome 1, dImpGla2.1, whole genome shotgun sequence window:
- the LOC124934480 gene encoding E3 ubiquitin-protein ligase RSL1-like produces the protein MDTIEEEEELLFLAMEQSRELVAAGAMAIDLDLAFNMQMQEAMNASLAPHCSTSILSPQEESMLSLFDYQFEGAVADDYLASVIAEDIVTCEQEKRDHIMAESEMLRLKEEIGRVVHDMRFANELNQVPESQWEKNGDNIEKPYGSYGDGASSSHSAPVTHNNEVFNLYTKGILWKGTDIRGQHKIWGGIGIALCDLGNNLVFRMAKPVVAVEMVSEVVELKALAEGLNIALQLGIKRLSLFIDDAQLHGYVQGTLKPNNGNVASLIGQLTLLFRKFSHCTSTLVEQKDVSISVKLAQEAIDSQITREAEDNNSGKNSVNCSICLEDTDNFQMYNIEGCLHSYCLCCMKQHVEVQLLNGILPKCPHEGCKSSLTPESCKQFLPSKLYDILMQRVTEASIPAMRRIYCPNPKCSVLMSSTLVLRSGHTNEAIKCVNCRMLFCGHCKVPWHSNMSCETYVMLYPNQTEGDAKLKSVAAQNKWRQCFKCKNMVELREGCYHIYCRCGHEFCYTCGAEWRNKGATCKCPIWDEKNIIR, from the exons ATGGATAccatcgaagaagaagaagaactacTCTTCCTAGCTATGGAGCAGAGCCGCGAGCTTGTTGCTGCTGGAGCAATGGCGATTGACCTCGATCTCGCCTTCAATATGCAGATGCAGGAGGCAATGAACGCCTCTCTTGCTCCGCATTGCTCGACTTCGATTCTCTCTCCGCAAGAAGAATCGATGTTAAGTCTTTTCGATTATCAGTTCGAAGGTGCCGTCGCGGACGATTATCTCGCTTCCGTAATCGCAGAGGATATAGTGACTTGTGAGCAGGAAAAGAGGGACCATATAATGGCGGAGTCGGAGATGCTTAGATTAAAAGAGGAAATTGGACGCGTTGTTCACGATATGCGTTTCGCGAATGAGCTTAATCAAGTTCCTGAGAGTCAATGGGAGAAAAATGGTGATAATATTGAAAAACCATATGGTTCATATGGAGATGGTGCATCTTCTTCTCACTCGGCTCCGGTTACGCACAATAATGAAGTTTTTAATCTCTATACCAAAG GTATCTTGTGGAAAGGGACAGATATCAGAGGACAACATAAGATATGGGGAGGAATTGGGATTGCACTATGTGATTTAGGTAACAATTTGGTTTTTAGGATGGCGAAGCCCGTGGTAGCTGTTGAAATGGTCAGTGAAGTGGTTGAGCTGAAAGCCTTGGCAGAAGGTCTCAATATTGCTCTTCAATTGGGCATTAAACGTCTCTCCTTGTTTATAGATGATGCCCAATTGCATGGATAT GTCCAAGGGACATTGAAACCAAACAATGGAAATGTAGCATCCTTGATTGGTCAGTTGACACTTCTATTCAGAAAATTCTCTCATTGTACTTCAACTCTAGTTGAGCAAAAAGATGTAAGCATTTCTGTTAAACTTGCACAAGAGGCAATAGATTCCCAGATAACTAGGGAAGCTGAAGATAATAATAGTGGTAAAAACTCAGTCAACTGTTCCATCTGTTTGGAAGATACAGATAACTTCCAGATGTATAATATAGAAGGTTGTTTGCATTCATACTGCCTTTGTTGTATGAAACAACATGTTGAAGTACAACTTCTTAATGGGATTCTTCCAAAATGTCCCCATGAAGGATGTAAATCCTCCCTGACTCCCGAGAGCTGCAAACAATTCTTGCCCTCTAAATTGTATGATATTTTGATGCAAAGAGTGACTGAAGCTTCTATTCCTGCAATGAGGAGGATATATTGCCCAAATCCTAAGTGCTCGGTACTAATGTCATCCACTTTGGTTTTGCGAAGTGGGCATACAAATGAAgctataaaatgtgtaaattgTCGTATGCTCTTCTGTGGGCATTGCAAAGTCCCTTGGCACTCTAACATGTCTTGTGAAACATATGTCATGTTATATCCTAATCAAACTGAAGGTGATGCAAAGCTGAAATCTGTTGCTGCTCAAAACAAGTGGAGGCAATGTTTCAAGTGTAAAAATATGGTTGAACTTCGAGAAGGATGTTACCACATTTATTGCAG ATGTGGCCATGAATTCTGCTACACTTGTGGAGCTGAGTGGAGGAATAAAGGCGCAACATGTAAATGTCCTATATGGGATGAGAAGAACATAATTCGATAA